GCCGATGCCGATATCGTCATCCTCAAAAAAGGCCCCGTGCGCTTCGATGAGGCCAAAACCCATGATGACCTCAACTGGAGCCCCTATCATGGCGAGACATTCGCCGTCTCCATCGCCGCAACATATGTCCGCGGCACAAGGGTCTGGGATGGAGATAACATCACCGCAAAGCCGGGCACGGGAACATATATCCCAAAAATGTTGTAGATGTGAAACTAATGCACTGTTTCAGATGATTTATTTTTTGTTTATTTCGTTACTGTCGCCAAGGTAATAATGATGTCCGCCTTCAAGCATCTTTTTGAACCCATCACCATTGGCGGCCTGGAAATCCGCAATCGTATCACGTTGACAGGGCACGGTACGGGCATGGGCCGTGATTTCAAGCCAGATGGACGGATGCTGGCTTATTATGAGACCCGGGCCAAAGGCGGCACGGGTCTCATCATGCTGGGTTCACAGCAGGTACATCCGTCTTCACCCGGTCTGACGGGATTGCTGTGCAATTATGATGATACCATCATTCCTGGCCTGAGGAACGTGGCTGCCGCCATCCACAGGCATGGTGGACGTGTGTTTGGCTACCTCTCCCACATGGGGCTGGCTTCCAGTTCCAGGCCGCATCCGCTTTGGTCTGCCTCCAATGCCTACGAGCAGCGTTATGGCGAAGTTGCGCATGCCATGACAGTGGAGGAAATAGACACCATTGTCGCGGCGTTTGCCGCTGCCGCCCTGCGCTGCCTCGAGGCGGGCATGGATGGCATTCAGGTCCATTGCGGGCATGGGCTGCTTCTGCAGCAGTTCCTTTCTCCGCTAACCAATTTTCGTACGGATGAATATGGCGGCTCCTTTCTCAACCGCCTGCGTTTCCCGTCCGAGGTTCTGCGTGCGGTGCGTGCGGCGATAGGCGACAACGTGCCTCTGGGCATCCGCTGTTCGGGCGATGAGCTGGTAAAAGGCGGCCTGACGGTTGAAGACATGCGTCTGATCGTGCCGCATCTGGTTGCGGCGGGCAGGCTGGACTATGTCGATGTCAGCGCGGGAACCGATGGTGACCTGGTCAGCAACATGATGCATGAACCCCCGATGGGCAGACCCTTTGCGCCTTTTGCTACGATTGCAAGGCAGATAAAGGAGACCATCGATGTTCCCGTTATTCATGCTACACGGGTGCATACGGCGGAAATGGCGGAAGAAATCCTGGCGCGCGGTGATGCGGACATGGCGGGTATGTGCCGTGCCCTGATTGCTGACCCCTATCTGCCGAACAAGGCCAAGAGCGGGAACCTGTCCCATATTATTCCGTGCGTCGCCTGTGAGCAGGCCTGCTTTGGCCGGTTGCATCGTGGTCGGCATATCAGTTGTGTGGGCAACCCCATGACCGGCCGTGAAGTGACATATGCGGACAGGCCAGAGCCCATCCGAAAACTGAAGGTTATTGTGGTTGGTGGCGGCCCGGCGGGGCTGGAGGCGGCCCTGCGCTCGGCGCAGCGGGGGCATGAGGTTACACTTATTGAACGCGATGCCACCCTTGGCGGTCGGCTGCGCAAGGCCAGCCTGCCGCCTGGCCGGCACGAATGGCAGCGCCTGCTTGAGCACAAGATACAGGCGCTCCATGATGCCAATATCACGCTGCGGCTTGATGAAACTGCCGATACCGACACCCTGCTCGCCCTGAAGCCTGATGTTGTCATATTATCAACGGGTTCGACCTTCCGCGCCCCGACCCTGCCGGGCATGAAATCCGCGGATTTCGTATCTGTTGATAATGCCGTCAGCAATCCGGATGCGCTGGGCCATAAGGTTCTTATCCTTGACTATCTCGATCGCCAGCCCGCAATGGCGGCAGCCACGCTGCTTGCGCGGGAAGGGCGCGCGGTAACGATTGCAACGGCGTCGCTCCATGTCGGTATCAAGCTGGAAATGCAGAACCTGACCGAGTTCTACCGCAGGGCGCATGCCGGCAATGTTTCCATGCGCCCACTGGCATCGCCTGTTTCTTTCGCCGACGGGAAGGTCACGTTCCGCAATCCGCTGACCGGATACCAATGGGAAGAGGGGCCGTTCGATTCCATTGTTGTTGTAGGCCCCGGCAGGCCGAATGATAGCCTGTCCGCGCCTTTAACCCAGGCGGGGATAACCGTAAAAATCATCGGAGACGCCTACGCGCCACGCGATGTTGAAGCCGCCACGCTGGAGGGCTTCGAAGTCGCCTATTCCCTTTGACATCCCCGGCAACATGCTGCCTGATTAACGTTGCGGACTCAAAACAACCGGATGCCGATCGATGATGCTTATGTCCCAGCACGGATCCTCCTGCATTTTTTTCGTAAGAATGGGTCGCTATCGCGCGGCCCGCACAAGCAGGCTTCATGGCGCATTGCGTCTGGTCCGGCAAAAGGCCACATGGTTACGCGGATCATCGGGTTTTCTACTGGCGCTGGTCTTTTCGTGCGGCCTGCTCGTATCGACTTTTTCAACCGCGCGGGCCGCGCCTGAAAAGGGCATGACGGGCATCGACCTGCTGCTCCCGCATCCCTGGCCCATGCACAATCTCGTCAGGAGCGGCACGCTGACGGTTGCCACAACAGCCAAGGACCCGCCACGGACTTTTGTCAGGCCGGACGGGGAACTTGATGGCACACGTGTCACCCTTTTCCGCCAGATTGCCCATGACCTGGGGCTGCATGTCGAGTTTGTGCGGATTGACTGGGCAGCCATTCTGCCCGGGCTGCTAGCCAACCGTTTTGATATGGCATGCGAGGGCGTGCAGTGGTCTCCAGATCGCCTGGGCGCGGGAGGATTCCTGTTAACGCGGCCTGTCACCGTCTCGCATGTGGTTGTTCTGGTGCCCAGGGCAGGACCGGTGAAGGCATGGTCAGACCTGAATGGCAGGCGGGTAGGGGGTATCCGTGGCGAAACCGAATTCATGGTTGGCATTGCCGCCCTGAAACAGGCAACGCCCATTGCGCTTATCGGGCAGCAGGAAGGCGTGCTGGCGGTTATGAACAAGCAGGTCGAAGGGCTCATTATTGATGAAACCTCGGCCACGGCGCTCCTCAAACAGAATGATCCCGATCATACCTTGCAGATCATTCGCGCCGACCTGCCCACTGCACCGGAAAGCCTGTGCGTTAATGCACGTGAGCCGGAACTGCTTGAGGCTGTGGACATCCTTCTTACGAAATACCGCGTGGAGGGACTGTTGGCCCGGATCAATACCGATTATGGAGCCGCAGACGATATTGATGCCCTCGGTGCGATCGGTTACTGAAAATGCATTATACAATCCTGTCATCACTGCTTTTTATATTGCGCGGGGCCGTCTCGACGGTTGAAATCGTGGTGTGCGTCATGCTGGTTTCCCTGCCTGTGGCGCTGCTGATTGCCCTCGCGCAGCTTCGTGGCTCCAGGATTGTCGAGCTGTCACTGGTCGTGCTTGGTGCCATCATGCGTGGATTGCCGCCGCTGGTCATTTTGTTCATGTGTTACTTCATGTCGCCGCTGCTTGGGCTGTCATTATCGCCGTTCGTATCGGCTGTGGTGGCTCTGTCGCTCTATATCGTATTCTATTTCTCGGAATGTTTCCGCAGCGGGCTCCTGGCCATTCCACAAGGACAGTATGAAGCCATTACCGCCATGGGTTTTACGCCGTTCCATGCCTTTTGCAGGATACTGTTTCCGCAGATCATACCGAATGTGATGCCGACCCTGAGCGGGTATGTCACTGAGGTGATCAAGACAAGTTCGCTGGCCTCCACCATTTCGGTCATGGAACTCACGTCCAATGGATACCAGATGATGATGTCAAGCGGGCGCCCGTTTACAATATTGGCTGTTGTTGGTGCTTTATATGCTTTTCTCGACCTTGTATCCGCCTATCCGCAAAGAATGATCGTGCGCCATTTTTCCGTCCGCTCATCAAGCTGAAGGATAGCCATGTTCTTCGATCCTGAAATCGTGCTGCGATACAGTAATGATATTTGCAGGGCATTTGTGCTTACCCTTCTGCTATCTGTCATAACGATCGTGATCGCCACCCCATTCGCGTTGACGATTGCCCTGGTGCGGCGTACGTCAGATAACGGTATTGCGCGGCTGTGCATATATTATGTCGCCATTTTCCGCAGTGTGCCGACGCTCCTGACGCTCTATATCATCTTCTTTGGCCTGCCGACCGTCGGCATCTCCCTTTATCCGTTTACCGCAGCCATCATCGGTCTGTCCCTGGTCTCCATTGCCTATCTTTCGGAGGATCTGCGTGGTGCCCTCATGTCAGTGCCCGATGGGCAATGGCAGGCCATGCGTGCATTGGGGTTTCCGTTCATGCATGGAATACGGCGCATTATCCTGCCGCAGGCCTATCGTTATATTTTCCCGACCTACATGGCGCGGCTTATCATTATTGTAAAATCGACATCACTGGCGAGTAGCGTTTCGGTTAATGAACTGACTGGTGAGAGCTACGCCCTGATTTCAATGACCTATCATGCAACTGAATTTCTTGTAACGACAAGTATTCTTTATCTTCTGATAAACCTGTCGTTATCT
This is a stretch of genomic DNA from Komagataeibacter xylinus. It encodes these proteins:
- a CDS encoding amino acid ABC transporter permease, which codes for MFFDPEIVLRYSNDICRAFVLTLLLSVITIVIATPFALTIALVRRTSDNGIARLCIYYVAIFRSVPTLLTLYIIFFGLPTVGISLYPFTAAIIGLSLVSIAYLSEDLRGALMSVPDGQWQAMRALGFPFMHGIRRIILPQAYRYIFPTYMARLIIIVKSTSLASSVSVNELTGESYALISMTYHATEFLVTTSILYLLINLSLSVVQHFIEKRLK
- a CDS encoding ABC transporter substrate-binding protein, coding for MGRYRAARTSRLHGALRLVRQKATWLRGSSGFLLALVFSCGLLVSTFSTARAAPEKGMTGIDLLLPHPWPMHNLVRSGTLTVATTAKDPPRTFVRPDGELDGTRVTLFRQIAHDLGLHVEFVRIDWAAILPGLLANRFDMACEGVQWSPDRLGAGGFLLTRPVTVSHVVVLVPRAGPVKAWSDLNGRRVGGIRGETEFMVGIAALKQATPIALIGQQEGVLAVMNKQVEGLIIDETSATALLKQNDPDHTLQIIRADLPTAPESLCVNAREPELLEAVDILLTKYRVEGLLARINTDYGAADDIDALGAIGY
- a CDS encoding FAD-dependent oxidoreductase, which codes for MMSAFKHLFEPITIGGLEIRNRITLTGHGTGMGRDFKPDGRMLAYYETRAKGGTGLIMLGSQQVHPSSPGLTGLLCNYDDTIIPGLRNVAAAIHRHGGRVFGYLSHMGLASSSRPHPLWSASNAYEQRYGEVAHAMTVEEIDTIVAAFAAAALRCLEAGMDGIQVHCGHGLLLQQFLSPLTNFRTDEYGGSFLNRLRFPSEVLRAVRAAIGDNVPLGIRCSGDELVKGGLTVEDMRLIVPHLVAAGRLDYVDVSAGTDGDLVSNMMHEPPMGRPFAPFATIARQIKETIDVPVIHATRVHTAEMAEEILARGDADMAGMCRALIADPYLPNKAKSGNLSHIIPCVACEQACFGRLHRGRHISCVGNPMTGREVTYADRPEPIRKLKVIVVGGGPAGLEAALRSAQRGHEVTLIERDATLGGRLRKASLPPGRHEWQRLLEHKIQALHDANITLRLDETADTDTLLALKPDVVILSTGSTFRAPTLPGMKSADFVSVDNAVSNPDALGHKVLILDYLDRQPAMAAATLLAREGRAVTIATASLHVGIKLEMQNLTEFYRRAHAGNVSMRPLASPVSFADGKVTFRNPLTGYQWEEGPFDSIVVVGPGRPNDSLSAPLTQAGITVKIIGDAYAPRDVEAATLEGFEVAYSL
- a CDS encoding amino acid ABC transporter permease; its protein translation is MHYTILSSLLFILRGAVSTVEIVVCVMLVSLPVALLIALAQLRGSRIVELSLVVLGAIMRGLPPLVILFMCYFMSPLLGLSLSPFVSAVVALSLYIVFYFSECFRSGLLAIPQGQYEAITAMGFTPFHAFCRILFPQIIPNVMPTLSGYVTEVIKTSSLASTISVMELTSNGYQMMMSSGRPFTILAVVGALYAFLDLVSAYPQRMIVRHFSVRSSS